From Zingiber officinale cultivar Zhangliang chromosome 5B, Zo_v1.1, whole genome shotgun sequence, the proteins below share one genomic window:
- the LOC121984846 gene encoding probable mitochondrial-processing peptidase subunit beta, mitochondrial, with protein MAIRKLLALSRRRLVPSGHRSTSTTSAAILATPAAAAPSLANPPVMPYDRIAQEVRSKIKKLDDPDPRFLRYASPHPDLADHTPILAAPETRVTTLPNGLRVATESTLASRTATVGVWIDAGSRFETDETNGTAHFLEHMIFKGTESRTVRQLEEEIENMGGHLNAYTSREQTTYYAKVLDKDVPKALEILADILQNSSFDEKRIERERDVILREMEEVEGQTEEVIFDHLHATAFQYTPLGRTILGPAQNINSITKEHLKNYISTHYTAPRMVISAAGAIKHEDLVELVKKKFPKLSNNPITASQLMAREPAIFTGSEVRIIDDDILLAQFAIAFSGASWTDPDSIALMVMQSMLGSWNKNSGWGKHMGSGLVQRVAINDIAESVMAFNTNYKDSGLFGVYAVAKPDCLDDLAYAIMHEISKLCYRVSETDVIRARNQLKASLQLHMDGTSPIAEDIGRQILTYGRRIPVAELFARIDAVDASTVKRVANRFIFDQDVALAALGPIQSLPDYNWFRRRTYMLRY; from the exons ATGGCGATCCGAAAGCTCCTCGCGCTCTCTCGCCGCCGACTCGTTCCCTCCGGCCATCGATCCACCTCCACCACCTCCGCTGCTATTCTGGCAACTCCAGCCGCCGCCGCCCCCTCCCTGGCCAACCCCCCGGTGATGCCCTATGATCGGATTGCCCAGGAAGTACGATCCAAGATCAAGAAGCTAGATGATCCCGACCCTCGATTCCTCCGATATGCCTCCCCTCATCCCGACCTCGCAGACCACACTCCCATCCTCGCCGCCCCCGAGACCCGTGTGACCACCCTTCCCAACGGCCTCCGCGTCGCCACTGAGTCCACTCTCGCCTCCCGCACCGCCACCGTCGGCGTGTGGATCGACGCGGGAAGCCGATTCGAGACGGACGAGACCAACGGGACAGCGCACTTCTTGGAACACATGATCTTCAAGGGTACGGAGTCGCGGACGGTTCGGCAGCTCGAAGAAGAGATCGAGAACATGGGAGGACATCTGAATGCTTACACATCGAGAGAACAGACCACCTACTATGCCAAGGTGTTGGATAAAGATGTGCCCAAGGCGTTAGAGATCCTTGCTGACATACTTCAGAATTCGTCTTTTGATGAGAAGCGCATTGAAAGGGAGCGGGATGTCATTCTTAGAGAGATGGAGGAG GTGGAGGGACAGACGGAAGAAGTtatttttgaccatttacatgCGACTGCATTCCAGTACACTCCGCTTGGCAGAACTATACTGGGACCAGCTCAAAACATTAATTCAATTACTAAAGAGCACCTTAAAAATTACATATCAACTCACTATACCGCCCCTAGAATG GTTATCTCAGCTGCTGGTGCCATTAAGCATGAGGATCTTGTTGAGCTAGTGAAAAAGAAGTTTCCAAAGCTGTCAAACAATCCTATTACAGCATCTCAGTTGATGGCAAGGGAACCAGCTATTTTTACTGGTTCTGAG GTTAGAATAATAGATGATGATATTCTACTTGCACAATTTGCTATCGCATTTAGTGGAGCATCTTGGACAGATCCAGATTCCATTGCTTTAATGGTTATGCAGTCTATGCTGGGTTCTTGGAACAAGAATTCAGGCTGGGGGAAGCACATGGG TTCAGGGCTAGTCCAAAGAGTTGCTATCAATGATATTGCAGAAAGTGTAATGGCCTTCAACACAAATTATAAGGATTCTGGTCTTTTTGGTGTTTATGCAGTAGCCAAG CCAGATTGCTTGGATGATTTGGCCTATGCAATAATGCATGAGATAAGCAAGTTGTGTTACAGAGTTTCAGAGACTGATGTTATTCGTGCTCGAAATCAG CTTAAAGCTTCTCTACAACTTCACATGGATGGTACCAGCCCTATTGCCGAGGATATTGGCCGACAG ATACTTACATATGGTCGTAGAATTCCAGTTGCTGAACTTTTTGCTCGGATAGATGCAGTGGATGCAAGCACTGTTAAGCGTGTTGCTAACCGCTTCATATTTGATCAG GATGTTGCACTTGCAGCCTTGGGACCTATCCAGAGCCTTCCAGATTACAACTGGTTCAGACGCCGAACCTATATGCTCCGCTACTAG
- the LOC121984844 gene encoding uncharacterized protein LOC121984844, whose product MACPHHHRYAHTQTPSNQCCRRSCCCSSSFYSSDYCCCCCCSNTSPLTTSGHLSQTLAAQILLQHSPQLMPSLYSKLQQQPPQAPLFPGLHHGEESRLPPHHLHDHQQQPHPLVQSLLCRIAALESSFSHVPPSHSSPSPSPAMERPSTRHFSPSPRSNFYCAPSLRDLAARRIQAAFRRFLLRRSQTLRHLKELAAMKSHVVDLRSALSDKTRVDPKALTERVMNLLFRLDAIQGGDSMIREGKRSISRELTRILDFIDKVLVKEHQLFLNAVEFAGNGRNLVTFAEDSRRGSEGAEEVHRAVKKVSFSEVGKRSRVPFSNHDQFVDEISNFSDQHPVVENLSCEAVGNGQGNHTGAERFHEASDDERSSESSFENGERFESVKQAKNQNGKFGLSAPLPVQMESRRN is encoded by the exons ATGGCTTGCCCACACCACCACCGCTATGCCCACACCCAGACGCCATCGAATCAATGCTGTCGCcgcagctgctgctgttcttcctcGTTCTATAGCAGCGActactgctgctgctgctgctgctctaACACCTCTCCGCTCACCACATCTGGTCACCTCTCCCAAACCCTAGCCGCCCAAATCCTCCTCCAGCACTCTCCTCAGTTGATGCCCTCTCTCTATTCCAAACTCCAGCAGCAGCCTCCGCAGGCTCCCCTTTTTCCAGGTCTTCATCATGGGGAGGAGTCTCGCCTTCCTCCTCATCATCTCCACGATCACCAACAACAACCTCACCCACTCGTCCAGTCTCTCCTCTGCCGTATCGCTGCGCTCGAGTCGTCCTTTTCCCATGTTCCCCCTTCTCACTcgtctccctctccttctcctgcGATGGAGCGTCCATCGACAAGACATTTTTCCCCATCGCCAAGATCGAATTTTTATTGCGCGCCTTCGCTGAGAGATTTGGCCGCGCGGAGAATCCAAGCGGCGTTCCGCCGGTTCCTTCTGCGGAGATCTCAGACGCTCCGCCACCTGAAGGAACTCGCTGCGATGAAATCCCATGTGGTTGACCTTAGATCGGCGCTCTCCGACAAGACTCGAGTCGACCCGAAAGCCCTCACCGAAAGAGTCATGAATCTTCTCTTCCGGTTGGACGCTATCCAG GGTGGCGACTCAATGATTCGAGAAGGAAAGCGATCGATCAGCAGAGAGCTGACCCGGATACTTGACTTCATTGATAAAGTATTGGTCAAGGAGCATCAGTTGTTTCTCAATGCTGTTGAGTTTGCAGGTAATGGTAGAAATCTGGTGACTTTCGCAGAGGATAGTAGAAGAGGGAGTGAGGGAGCTGAGGAAGTTCATAGGGCCGTCAAAAAGGTAAGCTTTTCAGAAGTTGGTAAGAGATCCAGGGTGCCCTTTAGCAACCACGACCAGTTTGTAGATGAAATTAGTAATTTCAGTGATCAACATCCTGTTGTGGAGAATTTGAGTTGTGAAGCTGTGGGAAATGGACAAGGAAATCATACAGGAGCTGAAAGGTTTCATGAGGCTAGTGATGATGAGAGGAGTTCTGAAAGTTCTTTCGAGAATGGTGAAAGATTTGAGAGTGTGAAGCAGGCCAAGAATCAGAATGGCAAGTTTGGCCTATCCGCCCCGTTGCCTGTGCAAATGGAATCCAGGAGAAATTGA
- the LOC121984842 gene encoding BTB/POZ domain-containing protein NPY2-like isoform X2: MIVTLNAYNVVAARCAAEYLEMHETVEKGNLIYKIEVFLSSSILRSWKDSIIVLQTTKSLLPWAEDLKVINHCLDSIASKASMDHSEVDWSYTYNKKKLPSENGLDPHWNGVRKQMSVPKDWWVEDLCDLEMDLYKRVIVAINTKGKVSNDVIGEALKAYAYRRLPGFSKGSLMFGNDPTKTRTILESVIWLLPTEPGSVSCSFLFKILRAASILECSEIYRKELIKRIGQQLQEASVADILVPAAMGEAIYDVDLVVSVVEEFVMLDRDTVRNSPVSSEELVEVRSPVFVPASSKIAVAKLIDEYLAEVAKDPNLPISKFVELADMVSVASRPVHDGLYRAIDMYLKEHPSLTKSEKKKICGLMDCRKLSTDACIHAVQNERLPLRVVVQVLFFEQMRASAATSGSAPEGPSNVKAVFLRENGGSYGSSRSAITTNTEEDWDGVLTTGDLKSTSLAGRGGGSQRSASGGNVNKQSDDKSNGKVKGILMPKKMLSKLWSGKGQGCDNSSSDMSESPSPDSINQEDCKSTHSRNTRHSVS; encoded by the exons ATGATTGTCACCCTCAATGCATACAATGTTGTTGCAGCTCGATGTGCAGCTGAATATTTAGAAATGCATGAAACAGTTGAAAAAGGGAATCTCATCTACAAAATTGAAGTCTTCTTGAGTTCCAGTATTTTACGCTCATGGAAGGACTCGATCATAGTCCTTCAAACCACAAAGTCTCTACTACCTTGGGCCGAGGATCTAAAGGTGATCAATCATTGCCTTGATTCCATTGCTTCCAAGGCGTCCATGGATCATTCTGAAGTTGATTGGTCCTACACCTACAATAAGAAGAAACTTCCATCTGAAAATGGTCTCGATCCCCATTGGAATGGTGTTAGGAAACAAATGTCTGTGCCAAAAGATTGGTGGGTTGAGGATCTATGTGATTTAGAAATGGATTTATATAAGCGGGTTATAGTCGCCATTAATACTAAGGGTAAAGTGTCGAATGATGTGATTGGAGAAGCTCTAAAAGCATATGCATACAGGAGGCTTCCAGGTTTTTCCAAAGGTTCTCTTATGTTTGGAAATGATCCGACGAAAACAAGGACAATACTGGAGAGTGTCATTTGGTTATTGCCAACTGAGCCAGGATCAGTTTCATGCAGTTTCCTGTTTAAGATATTAAGAGCTGCAAGCATATTGGAATGTAGCGAAATATATAGGAAagagttaatcaagagaattGGACAACAGTTGCAGGAAGCATCTGTAGCTGACATTTTGGTACCTGCTGCAATGGGAGAGGCCATATATGATGTTGACTTAGTTGTAAGTGTTGTTGAAGAGTTTGTAATGCTGGACAGGGACACTGTTAGAAACAGCCCAGTCAGCTCTGAGGAACTGGTGGAGGTTAGGAGCCCCGTCTTTGTTCCAGCAAGTTCGAAAATCGCTGTTGCGAAGTTGATTGATGAGTACCTTGCAGAAGTTGCTAAAGACCCAAACTTACCTATTTCCAAGTTTGTTGAACTTGCTGACATGGTGTCAGTTGCCTCAAGGCCAGTCCATGATGGACTTTATCGTGCCATCGACATGTACCTGAAG GAACATCCAAGCCTAACCAAGAGTGAAAAGAAGAAAATATGTGGTCTAATGGACTGTAGAAAGTTGTCAACGGATGCTTGCATACATGCCGTGCAGAACGAGCGTCTTCCTCTCCGTGTGGTGGTCCAAGTTCTCTTCTTCGAGCAGATGAGAGCTTCTGCAGCAACCAGTGGAAGCGCACCTGAAGGCCCTAGTAATGTCAAGGCAGTGTTCCTTCGAGAAAATGGTGGCTCCTATGGCAGCTCAAGATCAGCTATCACAACCAACACTGAGGAAGATTGGGATGGCGTTCTGACAACAGGAGATCTCAAGTCCACGAGTTTGGCTGGCAGAGGTGGAGGTAGTCAGAGAAGCGCAAGCGGCGGCAATGTCAATAAACAGAGTGACGACAAATCCAATGGCAAAGTTAAGGGAATTCTGATGCCGAAGAAAATGCTCAGCAAGCTGTGGTCAGGCAAAGGTCAAGGTTGTGACAATAGCAGCTCAGACATGTCTGAGAGCCCGAGCCCAGATTCCATTAATCAAGAAGACTGCAAGTCCACACATTCAAGGAACACGAGACATTCAGTCTCATAG
- the LOC121984843 gene encoding chorismate mutase 1, chloroplastic-like: MELKLSSSSPSSLHAHRIFSCPRAGASCNWTGRSFLPDSPLSVSPRASKKLHSIQIRAVSPSSVEKERIDQSEILTLESIRHSLIRQEDIIIFNLLERSQYAYNPDTYDRNAFYMDGFGGSLVEFMVRETEKLHGRVGRYKSPDEHPFFPDALPKPLLPPIQYPKVLHPAADSININKKIWDMYFYDLLPRLVQEQSDGNCGSSAVCDTICLQALSKRIHYGKFVAEAKFQEAPAIYNPAIRAQDKNQLMQLLTYESVETAIKQRVEAKAKIFGQEVKIGEDDGTPPVYKIQPSVVAELYDNWIMPLTKEVQVEYLLRRLD, translated from the exons ATGGAGCTCAAGCTCTCCAGTTCCTCTCCCTCCTCCCTGCACGCTCATCGGATCTTCAGTTGCCCGCGCGCCGGCGCCTCCTGCAACTGGACAGGGCGATCATTCCTACCTGACTCGCCTCTCTCGGTTTCGCCCAGAGCTTCGAAGAAGCTCCATTCAATCCAAATTCGAGCTGTTTCTCCTTCCAG TGTGGAGAAAGAAAGGATCGATCAAAGTGAGATCTTAACATTGGAGAGCATCCGACACTCACTGATAAGACAAGAAGACATCATTATATTCAACCTTTTGGAGAGATCACAGTATGCTTATAATCCCGATACATATGATCGAAATGCATTTTACATGGATGGATTTGGTGGTTCTTTGGTTGAGTTCATGGTTAGAGAAACTGAAAAGTTGCATGGCCGG GTTGGTAGATACAAGAGCCCAGACGAACATCCCTTCTTTCCAGATGCTTTGCCTAAGCCCTTGTTGCCACCTATTCAATACCCTAAG GTTCTACATCCGGCTGCTGATTCTATTAATATAAACAAGAAAATATGGGATATGTATTTCTATGATCTACTCCCAAGATTGGTTCAAGAACAAAGTGACGGAAACTGTGGCTCAAGTGCTGTTTGTGATACGATCTGCTTACAg GCTCTCTCGAAAAGAATCCATTACGGGAAGTTTGTGGCGGAGGCTAAATTTCAGGAGGCACCTGCAATCTACAATCCAGCAATAAGGGCACAA GACAAGAATCAGCTAATGCAACTTTTAACCTATGAATCAGTCGAAACTGCAATCAAACAAAGGGTCGAGGCAAAGGCCAAGATCTTTGGACAGGAGGTTAAAATTGGAGAAGATGATGGAACACCCCCTGTCTACAAAATACAGCCTTCTGTAGTTGCTGAGCTCTACGACAATTGGATCATGCCATTGACGAAGGAAGTGCAAGTTGAGTATCTGTTGCGTAGGTTAGATTAA
- the LOC121984842 gene encoding BTB/POZ domain-containing protein NPY4-like isoform X1 — protein MKYMKLGSKPDAFQADGNNIRFVASELAADIVINVGDVKFYLHKFPLLSKSLRLQKLVAPTNEDSNDEIDIPDIPGGPAALEVCAKFCYGMIVTLNAYNVVAARCAAEYLEMHETVEKGNLIYKIEVFLSSSILRSWKDSIIVLQTTKSLLPWAEDLKVINHCLDSIASKASMDHSEVDWSYTYNKKKLPSENGLDPHWNGVRKQMSVPKDWWVEDLCDLEMDLYKRVIVAINTKGKVSNDVIGEALKAYAYRRLPGFSKGSLMFGNDPTKTRTILESVIWLLPTEPGSVSCSFLFKILRAASILECSEIYRKELIKRIGQQLQEASVADILVPAAMGEAIYDVDLVVSVVEEFVMLDRDTVRNSPVSSEELVEVRSPVFVPASSKIAVAKLIDEYLAEVAKDPNLPISKFVELADMVSVASRPVHDGLYRAIDMYLKEHPSLTKSEKKKICGLMDCRKLSTDACIHAVQNERLPLRVVVQVLFFEQMRASAATSGSAPEGPSNVKAVFLRENGGSYGSSRSAITTNTEEDWDGVLTTGDLKSTSLAGRGGGSQRSASGGNVNKQSDDKSNGKVKGILMPKKMLSKLWSGKGQGCDNSSSDMSESPSPDSINQEDCKSTHSRNTRHSVS, from the exons GTTCGTTGCATCCGAGCTGGCGGCTGACATTGTTATTAATGTAGGAGATGTGAAGTTTTATTTGCACAAG TTCCCTCTTTTATCCAAAAGCCTTCGCTTGCAAAAGTTGGTGGCACCTACAAATGAGGACAGTAACGATGAAATTGACATTCCTGATATACCAGGAGGACCTGCTGCTTTAGAAGTTTGCGCTAAATTTTGTTATGGCATGATTGTCACCCTCAATGCATACAATGTTGTTGCAGCTCGATGTGCAGCTGAATATTTAGAAATGCATGAAACAGTTGAAAAAGGGAATCTCATCTACAAAATTGAAGTCTTCTTGAGTTCCAGTATTTTACGCTCATGGAAGGACTCGATCATAGTCCTTCAAACCACAAAGTCTCTACTACCTTGGGCCGAGGATCTAAAGGTGATCAATCATTGCCTTGATTCCATTGCTTCCAAGGCGTCCATGGATCATTCTGAAGTTGATTGGTCCTACACCTACAATAAGAAGAAACTTCCATCTGAAAATGGTCTCGATCCCCATTGGAATGGTGTTAGGAAACAAATGTCTGTGCCAAAAGATTGGTGGGTTGAGGATCTATGTGATTTAGAAATGGATTTATATAAGCGGGTTATAGTCGCCATTAATACTAAGGGTAAAGTGTCGAATGATGTGATTGGAGAAGCTCTAAAAGCATATGCATACAGGAGGCTTCCAGGTTTTTCCAAAGGTTCTCTTATGTTTGGAAATGATCCGACGAAAACAAGGACAATACTGGAGAGTGTCATTTGGTTATTGCCAACTGAGCCAGGATCAGTTTCATGCAGTTTCCTGTTTAAGATATTAAGAGCTGCAAGCATATTGGAATGTAGCGAAATATATAGGAAagagttaatcaagagaattGGACAACAGTTGCAGGAAGCATCTGTAGCTGACATTTTGGTACCTGCTGCAATGGGAGAGGCCATATATGATGTTGACTTAGTTGTAAGTGTTGTTGAAGAGTTTGTAATGCTGGACAGGGACACTGTTAGAAACAGCCCAGTCAGCTCTGAGGAACTGGTGGAGGTTAGGAGCCCCGTCTTTGTTCCAGCAAGTTCGAAAATCGCTGTTGCGAAGTTGATTGATGAGTACCTTGCAGAAGTTGCTAAAGACCCAAACTTACCTATTTCCAAGTTTGTTGAACTTGCTGACATGGTGTCAGTTGCCTCAAGGCCAGTCCATGATGGACTTTATCGTGCCATCGACATGTACCTGAAG GAACATCCAAGCCTAACCAAGAGTGAAAAGAAGAAAATATGTGGTCTAATGGACTGTAGAAAGTTGTCAACGGATGCTTGCATACATGCCGTGCAGAACGAGCGTCTTCCTCTCCGTGTGGTGGTCCAAGTTCTCTTCTTCGAGCAGATGAGAGCTTCTGCAGCAACCAGTGGAAGCGCACCTGAAGGCCCTAGTAATGTCAAGGCAGTGTTCCTTCGAGAAAATGGTGGCTCCTATGGCAGCTCAAGATCAGCTATCACAACCAACACTGAGGAAGATTGGGATGGCGTTCTGACAACAGGAGATCTCAAGTCCACGAGTTTGGCTGGCAGAGGTGGAGGTAGTCAGAGAAGCGCAAGCGGCGGCAATGTCAATAAACAGAGTGACGACAAATCCAATGGCAAAGTTAAGGGAATTCTGATGCCGAAGAAAATGCTCAGCAAGCTGTGGTCAGGCAAAGGTCAAGGTTGTGACAATAGCAGCTCAGACATGTCTGAGAGCCCGAGCCCAGATTCCATTAATCAAGAAGACTGCAAGTCCACACATTCAAGGAACACGAGACATTCAGTCTCATAG